The Xanthomonas indica genome has a segment encoding these proteins:
- a CDS encoding GNAT family N-acetyltransferase yields MAVLHIRPAVADDAALILRLIRDLARYERAEDAVQTDEAGLRASLFGADARAQALICEADGQPIGYAVYFYNYSTWLGRNGLYLEDLYVDPAHRGVGAGKALLQHLARQAVAEGCGRFEWSVLDWNQPAIDFYEAVGARAQDEWTVYRLQGEALARFAAG; encoded by the coding sequence ATGGCGGTGCTGCACATCCGCCCGGCGGTGGCCGACGATGCGGCGCTGATCCTGCGCCTGATCCGCGACCTGGCGCGCTACGAGCGCGCCGAGGACGCGGTGCAGACCGACGAGGCCGGCCTGCGCGCCAGCCTGTTCGGCGCCGACGCCCGCGCGCAGGCACTGATCTGCGAGGCCGACGGCCAGCCGATCGGCTACGCCGTGTATTTCTACAACTACTCCACCTGGCTGGGCCGCAACGGCCTGTACCTGGAAGACCTGTACGTGGACCCGGCGCACCGCGGCGTCGGCGCCGGCAAGGCGCTGCTGCAGCATCTGGCGCGGCAGGCGGTGGCCGAGGGCTGCGGCCGCTTCGAATGGTCGGTGCTGGACTGGAACCAGCCGGCGATCGATTTCTACGAAGCGGTCGGCGCCCGCGCGCAGGACGAGTGGACCGTCTACCGGCTGCAGGGCGAGGCGCTGGCCAGGTTCGCCGCCGGCTGA
- a CDS encoding SIMPL domain-containing protein: MNIRTFGAWALAAVLALPAVASAQVNSLPSQPHLLVKGEAEREVIPDRFNIKLTLEAVDVAPEAARARVQEDATSVLAAFKQHHALSNSVQASTLSIAPERRYENDRQVFKGTKVQRTLSADFSTLDDVRQFLAGLKTSQSLQVSAITPAYSKEAEVRAELKRQAVEQTRVSAQELARAYGVALGGLYTISTVAPNFAYGIQAGTWQGGRSQVGDGYGYSLDAIQVTGNRAAAAPLAESLEAGTLTLSENVYAVFLIAQ, encoded by the coding sequence ATGAACATTCGCACGTTTGGTGCCTGGGCCCTTGCCGCGGTGCTGGCCTTGCCGGCCGTCGCCAGCGCGCAGGTCAACAGCCTGCCGTCGCAGCCGCACTTGTTGGTGAAGGGTGAGGCCGAGCGCGAGGTGATTCCTGATCGGTTCAACATCAAATTGACGTTGGAAGCCGTCGATGTCGCGCCAGAAGCGGCGCGTGCGCGGGTACAGGAGGATGCGACCAGTGTCCTAGCCGCCTTCAAGCAACACCATGCCCTGAGCAACAGCGTACAGGCGTCCACCTTGTCGATCGCGCCGGAACGGCGCTACGAGAACGACCGCCAGGTGTTCAAGGGAACCAAGGTGCAACGCACCTTGTCCGCCGACTTTTCCACACTCGACGATGTGCGCCAGTTCCTGGCCGGGTTGAAGACCAGCCAGTCTCTGCAGGTCTCTGCGATCACTCCCGCCTACAGCAAGGAAGCGGAGGTGCGCGCCGAACTCAAGCGCCAGGCAGTTGAGCAGACGCGCGTCTCGGCGCAAGAACTGGCACGCGCTTACGGGGTAGCGCTGGGTGGGCTGTACACGATTTCCACGGTCGCCCCCAACTTCGCCTATGGAATTCAGGCAGGCACCTGGCAAGGAGGCCGAAGCCAGGTTGGTGACGGCTACGGATACAGCTTGGACGCCATCCAGGTGACGGGCAACCGCGCGGCCGCGGCGCCGTTGGCCGAATCCCTCGAAGCCGGCACCCTCACCCTTTCCGAAAACGTCTATGCGGTCTTCCTGATCGCGCAATGA
- the trpE gene encoding anthranilate synthase component I, translated as MITREQFQRYAAEGHTRIPVVREVLSDLDTPLSVYLKLADAPHTYLFESVEGGERFGRYSIIGLPVRRVYTFRGHTLDVRDHGELIERREVADPFAEVEALRAQHVVPKLAGVPGFTGGLVGWFGFECIGYIEPRLAGGVARDELDTPDILLMLSEEVAVFDNLKGRLYLIVHADPAEADAWERAQARLDALTTTLRQPGAGYPAPLARDVLDESDFVSGFTREGFIAAVEKSKDYIRAGDIFQVVLSQRLSVPFTARPVDVYRALRALNPSPYMYFLDVGDTQVVGSSPEILVRLENGQVTVRPIAGTRPRGKTPEEDQALEAELLADPKERAEHLMLIDLGRNDAGRVSQAGSVAVGERFVIERYSHVMHIVSEVTGTLLPGLSYADVLRATFPAGTVSGAPKIRALEVIRELEPIKRNVYAGSIGYLGWHGDADTAIAIRTAVIKHGRLHVQAGAGIVYDSDPQTEWDETMNKGRALFRAVAEAAKGL; from the coding sequence TTGATTACCCGCGAGCAGTTCCAGCGCTACGCCGCTGAAGGTCACACCCGCATCCCCGTCGTCCGCGAAGTGCTGTCCGACCTGGACACGCCGCTGTCGGTCTATCTCAAGCTCGCCGACGCCCCGCACACCTATCTGTTCGAATCGGTCGAAGGCGGCGAACGCTTCGGTCGCTACTCGATCATCGGCCTGCCGGTGCGCCGCGTGTACACCTTCCGCGGCCATACCCTGGACGTGCGCGACCATGGCGAGCTGATCGAGCGCCGCGAGGTCGCCGATCCCTTTGCCGAAGTGGAGGCGCTGCGCGCGCAGCATGTCGTGCCCAAGCTCGCAGGCGTGCCCGGCTTCACCGGCGGCCTGGTCGGCTGGTTCGGCTTCGAATGCATCGGCTATATCGAGCCGCGGTTGGCCGGTGGTGTCGCACGCGACGAGCTGGACACCCCTGACATCCTGCTGATGCTGTCCGAGGAAGTGGCGGTCTTCGACAACCTCAAGGGCCGCCTGTACCTGATCGTGCATGCCGACCCGGCCGAGGCCGACGCCTGGGAGCGCGCGCAGGCGCGCCTCGATGCGCTCACCACCACGCTGCGCCAGCCCGGCGCCGGCTACCCCGCGCCGCTGGCGCGCGACGTGCTGGACGAGAGCGACTTCGTCTCCGGCTTCACCCGCGAGGGCTTCATCGCCGCGGTGGAAAAATCCAAGGACTACATCCGCGCCGGCGACATCTTCCAGGTGGTGCTGAGCCAGCGCCTGAGCGTGCCGTTCACTGCGCGCCCGGTGGACGTGTACCGCGCGCTGCGTGCGCTGAATCCGTCGCCGTACATGTATTTCCTCGACGTCGGCGACACCCAGGTGGTCGGCTCCTCGCCGGAGATCCTGGTGCGGCTGGAGAACGGCCAGGTCACCGTGCGCCCGATCGCCGGCACCCGGCCGCGCGGCAAGACCCCGGAAGAGGACCAGGCGCTGGAGGCGGAGCTGCTCGCCGATCCGAAGGAGCGCGCCGAACACCTGATGCTGATCGACCTGGGCCGCAACGATGCCGGCCGGGTCTCGCAGGCCGGCAGCGTCGCCGTCGGCGAGCGCTTCGTGATCGAGCGCTACAGCCACGTCATGCACATCGTCAGCGAGGTCACCGGGACCCTGCTGCCCGGGCTCAGCTACGCCGACGTGCTGCGCGCCACCTTCCCCGCCGGCACCGTCAGCGGCGCGCCGAAGATCCGCGCGCTGGAAGTCATCCGCGAGCTGGAGCCGATCAAGCGCAACGTCTACGCCGGCAGCATCGGCTACCTCGGCTGGCACGGCGACGCCGATACCGCCATCGCCATCCGCACCGCGGTGATCAAGCACGGCCGCCTGCATGTGCAGGCCGGCGCCGGCATCGTCTACGACTCCGACCCGCAGACCGAATGGGACGAGACGATGAACAAGGGCCGCGCGCTGTTCCGCGCGGTCGCCGAAGCGGCGAAGGGGCTGTGA
- a CDS encoding aminodeoxychorismate/anthranilate synthase component II, protein MLLMLDNYDSFTYNLVQYLQALGAEVKVVRNDALSVDEIERLAPERIVISPGPCTPNEAGVSLQLIERLGQRTPILGVCLGHQSIGQVYGGQVVRAGTIMHGKTSRIRHEGRGVFAGLPDRYEATRYHSLVVEKTTLPDCLEVTAWTEHDDGTVEEIMGLRHRQFPVEGVQFHPESILTEHGHALLKNFLER, encoded by the coding sequence ATGCTGCTGATGCTGGATAACTACGACAGCTTTACCTACAACCTCGTGCAGTACCTGCAGGCGCTCGGTGCCGAGGTCAAGGTGGTGCGCAACGACGCGCTCAGCGTGGACGAGATCGAGCGCCTGGCGCCCGAGCGCATCGTCATCTCGCCGGGGCCGTGCACGCCGAACGAGGCGGGGGTGTCGCTGCAGCTGATCGAGCGGCTGGGGCAGCGCACGCCGATCCTGGGTGTGTGCCTGGGCCACCAGAGCATCGGCCAGGTCTACGGCGGGCAGGTGGTGCGTGCCGGCACCATCATGCACGGCAAGACCTCGCGCATCCGCCACGAAGGCCGCGGCGTGTTCGCCGGCCTGCCGGACCGCTACGAGGCCACCCGCTACCACTCGCTGGTAGTGGAGAAGACCACGCTGCCCGACTGCCTGGAAGTGACGGCCTGGACCGAACACGACGACGGCACGGTGGAGGAGATCATGGGCCTGCGCCATCGCCAGTTCCCGGTCGAGGGCGTGCAGTTCCATCCCGAGTCCATCCTCACCGAGCACGGCCACGCCTTGCTGAAGAACTTCCTGGAGCGCTGA
- the yegS gene encoding lipid kinase YegS, giving the protein MAAAHWRLILNGKSAGDETLREAVMDMRARGVPLQVRVTWEQGDAERYVAEAVADGAACIVAAGGDGTLSEVASALAHRQEAAAALPVLGLVALGTANDFATATGIPLPPLEALELIARTTAQPIDLLRIEAEHGPHWCANVASGGFGTQVTVETDEGLKKMLGGLAYLVTGMSRLGRIDPIRARFEGPEFSWEGDFIALGLGNGRQAGGGQVLCPDALLDDGLLDLTLVPELTGEVAATLGTLVTSGKQAALERVAVRARLPWLRIEAAQPLTLNLDGEPETSRHFRIDCVPGRLRMHLPPASPLLQARGR; this is encoded by the coding sequence ATGGCTGCAGCGCACTGGCGTTTGATCCTCAACGGCAAGTCGGCCGGCGACGAGACGCTGCGCGAGGCGGTCATGGACATGCGTGCACGCGGCGTGCCGCTGCAGGTGCGGGTCACCTGGGAGCAGGGCGATGCCGAGCGCTACGTGGCCGAGGCGGTGGCCGATGGCGCCGCCTGCATCGTCGCCGCCGGTGGCGACGGCACCCTGAGCGAGGTTGCCAGCGCGCTGGCGCATCGCCAGGAGGCGGCCGCGGCATTGCCGGTGCTGGGCCTGGTGGCCCTGGGCACGGCCAACGATTTCGCCACGGCCACCGGCATCCCGTTGCCGCCGCTGGAGGCGCTGGAACTGATCGCCCGCACCACGGCGCAGCCGATCGACCTGCTGCGCATCGAGGCCGAGCACGGCCCGCACTGGTGCGCCAATGTCGCCAGTGGCGGCTTCGGTACCCAGGTCACGGTGGAGACCGACGAAGGCCTGAAGAAGATGCTGGGCGGGCTGGCCTACCTGGTCACCGGCATGAGCCGGCTGGGCCGGATCGATCCGATCCGGGCCCGTTTCGAGGGGCCGGAGTTTTCCTGGGAAGGCGATTTCATCGCGCTCGGCCTGGGCAACGGCCGCCAGGCCGGTGGCGGCCAGGTGCTGTGCCCGGACGCGCTGCTCGACGATGGCCTGCTCGACCTGACCCTGGTGCCGGAACTGACCGGCGAAGTCGCCGCGACCCTGGGCACCCTGGTCACGTCCGGCAAACAGGCCGCGCTGGAGCGAGTGGCGGTGCGCGCGCGCCTGCCGTGGCTGCGGATCGAAGCGGCGCAGCCGCTGACCCTGAACCTGGATGGCGAACCGGAAACCTCGCGCCATTTCCGCATCGACTGCGTGCCCGGCCGCCTGCGCATGCACCTGCCGCCGGCCTCGCCGCTGCTGCAGGCACGCGGGCGCTAG
- a CDS encoding aminotransferase class I/II-fold pyridoxal phosphate-dependent enzyme codes for MSAAAPRIGFRNDYSEGAHPRLLAALAAASAEQNAGYGLDRHSARAAELIRAEIGCADADVHLLVGGTQTNLTAIAAFLRPHQAVIAAACGHIATHETGAIEATGHKVLTVDAADGRLTPERIAPLLAEHGNEHLVQPRLVYVSNTTEVGTLYRKHELQALRAFCDAHGLLLFLDGARIGSALTAEGNDLRMADVAALTDAFYIGGTKNGALLGEALVILDPALKADFRYLLKQRGALLAKGMVLGTQFAALFEDGLFYELATHANRMAARLRDGLAAAGAQFASDSPTNQLFVILPAAAVDLLAQRYDFERWQRLGDGRWVIRFVTSWATQDAAVDTLIADFAALTRSGTQRAAG; via the coding sequence GTGAGCGCCGCCGCGCCGCGGATCGGCTTCCGCAACGACTACAGCGAAGGCGCGCATCCGCGCCTGCTCGCCGCCCTGGCTGCGGCCAGCGCCGAGCAGAATGCCGGCTATGGGTTGGACCGGCACAGCGCGCGCGCCGCCGAGCTGATCCGTGCCGAGATCGGCTGCGCCGACGCCGACGTGCACCTGCTGGTCGGCGGCACCCAGACCAACCTCACCGCGATCGCCGCGTTCCTGCGTCCGCACCAGGCGGTGATCGCTGCGGCCTGCGGCCATATCGCCACCCACGAGACCGGCGCGATCGAGGCCACCGGGCACAAGGTGCTCACCGTGGACGCGGCCGACGGCCGGCTCACGCCGGAGCGGATCGCGCCGCTGCTGGCCGAGCACGGCAACGAGCACCTGGTGCAGCCGCGGCTGGTCTACGTGTCCAACACCACCGAGGTCGGCACGCTGTACCGCAAGCACGAACTGCAGGCGCTGCGCGCGTTCTGCGACGCGCACGGCCTGCTGTTGTTCCTGGACGGCGCGCGCATCGGCAGCGCGCTCACCGCCGAGGGCAACGACCTGCGCATGGCCGACGTCGCCGCGCTGACCGATGCGTTCTACATCGGCGGCACCAAGAACGGTGCCTTGCTCGGTGAGGCGCTGGTGATCCTCGACCCGGCCTTGAAAGCGGATTTCCGCTACCTGCTCAAGCAGCGCGGCGCGCTGCTGGCCAAGGGCATGGTGCTGGGCACCCAGTTCGCCGCGCTGTTCGAGGACGGCCTGTTCTACGAACTGGCCACGCACGCCAACCGCATGGCCGCACGGCTGCGCGACGGGCTCGCCGCGGCCGGCGCGCAGTTCGCCTCGGACTCGCCGACCAATCAGCTGTTCGTGATCCTGCCGGCCGCCGCGGTCGACCTGCTGGCGCAGCGCTACGACTTCGAGCGCTGGCAACGGCTGGGCGACGGTCGCTGGGTGATCCGCTTCGTGACCTCGTGGGCCACGCAGGACGCGGCGGTCGATACGTTGATCGCGGATTTCGCTGCGCTGACCCGGTCCGGCACGCAGCGTGCGGCCGGCTGA